The Miscanthus floridulus cultivar M001 chromosome 17, ASM1932011v1, whole genome shotgun sequence genome has a window encoding:
- the LOC136517651 gene encoding vesicle-associated membrane protein 725-like: MGQQSLIYAFVARGTVVLAEYTEFTGNFTTIAAQCLQKLPASNNKFTYNCDSHAFNYLVEDGFTYCVVAVESVGRQIPFVAANSLNREFGSKLKEHMQSISQNGCRWICGHNG, from the exons ATGGGGCAGCAGTCGCTGATCTACGCGTTCGTGGCGCGGGGCACCGTGGTGCTGGCCGAGTACACCGAGTTCACCGGCAACTTCACCACCATCGCCGCCCAGTGCCTGCAGAAGCTCCCCGCCAGCAACAACAAGTTCACCTACAACTGCGACAGCCACGCCTTCAACTACCTCGTCGAGGACGGATTCA CGTATTGTGTAGTTGCTGTTGAATCAGTCGGGCGACAAATCCCCTTTGTTGCAGCGAACAGCTTGAACAGGGAGTTTGG ATCAAAGCTTAAAGAGCACATGCAGTCAATCAGTCAGAATGGTTGTCGATGGATTTGTGGACACAAT GGATGA
- the LOC136518372 gene encoding uncharacterized protein → MRFQDPLSNNRLQRTRNVLLLNCILELCQQEPLRRDPERVLTASASTPAMAAPQSSTDSLVPPLRRLVFDRRYGWIFDEWTDPADQALSGGRGMFCAVTTARSLVNAGASSINYADSSISRVLQHPKRLPLPAYMSSLAFRKKQQAWFRELECSGVVADLKLIHCCTHSVLECTATDCLCLTKKHGHL, encoded by the exons ATGCGTTTTCAAGATCCACTAAGCAACAACAGGTTGCAGAGAACAAGAAATGTTCTCTTGTTGAACTGCATCCTGGAACTATGCCAACAAGAGCCGCTGCGACGCGACCCTGAGCGAGTCCTGACGGCGTCGGCGTcgacgccagccatggcggcgccTCAGTCCTCCACCGATTCGCTGGTTCCGCCCCTCCGCCGCCTCGTCTTCGACCGCCGCTACGGCTGGAT CTTCGACGAGTGGACGGACCCCGCCGACCAAGCCCTCTCCGGCGGCCGCGGAAT GTTCTGTGCGGTGACGACGGCACGGTCGCTGGTGAACGCTGGGGCGTCCTCG attaaCTATGCTGACAGTTCAATCAGCAGAGTTCTTCAACACCCCAAAAGACTGCCTCTACCAGCATATATGTCTAGCCTAGCATTCCGCAAGAAGCAGCAAGCCTGGTTTCGTGAACTTGAATGCTCTGGAGTCGTAGCTGATCTTAAGTTAATACACTGTTGTACTCATTCTGTACTGGAATGTACAGCAACTGATTGCCTCTGTTTAACAAAGAAGCATGGTCACCTGTAA